A region from the Streptosporangium sp. NBC_01756 genome encodes:
- a CDS encoding peptide ABC transporter substrate-binding protein: MRVTNSARIIAGTALLALGLAACGGESSTDGGTAAAGQPVRMELGEPQKLFYPGDTTESEGAEVLGAVFAPLVRYDENKQVVNDVAESIKSTDNKVWTIELKPGYTWQDSAGTALTAQNYVDAWNYSANQDNVQGANGFFSRIEGWADLNPGEGKTVSTKEMKGLKVVDDTTFKVTLTEPFSQFKTMLGYTAFYPLPKAAFGDDGKVTEAYAKQPIGQGYFKMDAPYNKGTSQTIDLTRYDKFPGEKPKFDKLQFKLYTSAETAFNDLRAGNLDIHDSLPPSAVASAKAELGERYIDQADAGVGYIGFPLQYNKIYSDIRIREAISMAIDRKTIADTVFSGTRAPADDFINPLLDGYRQGACAVCTYDPAKAKAQYAEAGGPKTLELGYNSDGPHKEWIEAVANNLRANLDVQVSVKPFEKFASILDELDDKTYGGMFRMGWAIDYPSAENYLTPVFSTIAIKTGSNYAGWSNKEFDGLLAKGDAAKTQKDGLQFYQQADDLLIKEMPYVPVYFYRINAAFSQHVKGVRINLLNQVEWTKVEKVA, encoded by the coding sequence ATGCGCGTTACCAACAGCGCACGGATCATCGCCGGCACCGCACTGCTCGCTCTCGGGCTGGCCGCGTGCGGCGGCGAGAGTTCCACGGACGGAGGGACGGCGGCGGCCGGCCAGCCCGTGCGCATGGAGCTCGGTGAGCCGCAGAAACTCTTCTATCCCGGGGACACCACCGAGTCCGAGGGCGCCGAGGTGTTGGGTGCCGTCTTCGCTCCGCTGGTGAGATACGACGAGAACAAGCAGGTCGTCAACGACGTCGCCGAGTCGATCAAGTCGACCGACAACAAGGTCTGGACGATCGAACTCAAGCCGGGCTACACCTGGCAGGACAGCGCCGGCACGGCGCTGACCGCGCAGAACTACGTCGACGCGTGGAACTACTCCGCCAACCAGGACAACGTCCAGGGCGCCAACGGCTTCTTCAGCCGCATCGAGGGCTGGGCCGACCTGAACCCGGGCGAGGGCAAGACCGTCTCCACCAAGGAGATGAAGGGCCTGAAGGTCGTCGACGACACCACCTTCAAAGTCACCCTGACCGAGCCGTTCTCGCAGTTCAAGACCATGCTGGGCTACACGGCGTTCTACCCGCTGCCCAAGGCAGCCTTCGGTGACGACGGGAAGGTCACCGAGGCGTACGCCAAGCAGCCGATCGGGCAGGGCTACTTCAAGATGGACGCGCCCTACAACAAGGGCACCTCCCAGACGATCGACCTGACCCGGTACGACAAGTTCCCCGGAGAGAAGCCGAAGTTCGACAAGCTGCAGTTCAAGCTCTATACGAGCGCCGAGACGGCGTTCAACGACCTGCGCGCGGGCAACCTGGACATCCACGACTCGCTGCCCCCGTCGGCGGTCGCCAGCGCCAAGGCCGAGCTCGGTGAGCGCTACATCGACCAGGCGGACGCCGGCGTCGGCTACATCGGCTTCCCCCTGCAGTACAACAAGATCTACTCGGACATCAGGATCCGTGAGGCCATCTCCATGGCCATCGACCGCAAGACGATCGCCGACACGGTCTTCTCGGGCACCCGCGCCCCGGCCGACGACTTCATCAACCCGCTGCTCGACGGCTACCGCCAGGGTGCCTGCGCGGTCTGCACCTACGACCCCGCCAAGGCTAAGGCGCAGTACGCCGAAGCAGGCGGCCCGAAGACGCTGGAGCTGGGCTACAACTCCGACGGTCCGCACAAGGAGTGGATCGAGGCCGTCGCCAACAACCTCCGCGCCAACCTCGACGTCCAGGTCTCGGTGAAGCCGTTCGAGAAGTTCGCCTCGATCCTCGACGAGCTCGACGACAAGACCTACGGCGGCATGTTCCGCATGGGCTGGGCGATCGACTACCCGTCCGCGGAGAACTACCTGACCCCGGTCTTCTCCACCATCGCGATCAAGACCGGTTCCAACTACGCCGGCTGGTCGAACAAGGAGTTCGACGGTCTCCTGGCGAAGGGTGACGCCGCCAAGACGCAGAAGGACGGCCTGCAGTTCTACCAGCAGGCCGACGACCTCCTGATCAAGGAGATGCCGTATGTCCCGGTGTACTTCTACCGGATCAATGCGGCCTTCTCCCAGCATGTCAAGGGCGTTAGGATCAACCTCCTCAACCAGGTCGAGTGGACCAAGGTCGAGAAGGTCGCCTGA
- a CDS encoding ABC transporter permease has product MSQPESAIADAQAGGPNNGTPDKGQEPLAKLAERYGLRRAIARPSLPVYLRQLWERRHFVMTYATSRNVSKYSNSAMGQLWQVLTPLLNAAIYFLMFGLILGASKGIEHYPAFLITGMFVFTYTQRSVSSGAKAISGNLSMIRALHFPRAALPLAYTIQEFQQLLISMGVLAVLVLVIGEPITWFWLLVPVALLLQTMFNIGASLVLARVGATARDLNQLLPFITRTWLYASGVFFSIQDKIVVQAHLPQWVADLMYANPAAAYIELMRDLLMQSHDVQPSTWVWSVCIFWAVFALIGGFWYFWRAEEKYGRG; this is encoded by the coding sequence ATGAGCCAGCCGGAATCCGCGATCGCGGACGCCCAGGCGGGCGGCCCGAATAACGGCACCCCAGACAAGGGGCAAGAGCCGCTGGCCAAGCTCGCCGAGCGTTACGGACTTCGGCGTGCCATCGCACGCCCCAGTCTGCCCGTCTACCTGCGCCAGCTGTGGGAACGACGGCACTTCGTCATGACCTACGCCACCTCGCGCAACGTCTCGAAGTACAGCAACTCGGCAATGGGCCAGCTCTGGCAGGTCCTGACCCCGCTGCTCAACGCGGCCATCTACTTCCTGATGTTCGGCCTGATCCTCGGCGCGAGCAAGGGCATCGAGCACTATCCCGCGTTCCTCATCACCGGGATGTTCGTCTTCACCTACACCCAGCGCTCGGTGAGCAGCGGCGCCAAGGCGATCTCCGGCAACCTGTCGATGATCCGCGCGCTGCACTTCCCCCGCGCGGCGCTCCCGCTCGCCTACACGATCCAGGAGTTCCAGCAGCTCCTGATCTCGATGGGCGTGCTGGCCGTGCTGGTGCTGGTCATCGGCGAGCCGATCACCTGGTTCTGGCTGCTGGTCCCGGTCGCCCTGCTGCTGCAGACGATGTTCAACATCGGCGCCAGCCTGGTGCTGGCCCGCGTCGGTGCCACCGCCCGCGACCTGAACCAGCTCCTGCCGTTCATCACGCGCACCTGGCTCTACGCCTCCGGCGTCTTCTTCTCGATCCAGGACAAGATCGTCGTACAGGCCCACCTGCCCCAGTGGGTCGCCGACCTCATGTATGCCAATCCCGCCGCCGCCTACATCGAGCTGATGCGCGATCTGCTCATGCAGTCGCATGACGTGCAGCCATCGACGTGGGTTTGGTCCGTCTGCATATTCTGGGCAGTGTTCGCCCTGATCGGCGGCTTCTGGTACTTCTGGCGAGCCGAGGAGAAGTACGGCCGTGGCTGA
- a CDS encoding ABC transporter permease, which produces MSRYIIRRLIQAIPVLLGATLLIYAIVFALPGDPIAALMGEKRMDPNLVAIMREQYHLNDPFLVQYWYYLTGLFGGDLGTTYAGVPVTDLMAGKFQVTLNLALTALAMEAVIGVGLGLYAALRHGKVQDSLVLASTLVLISVPTLVTGFVLQLLLGVKLGIDFFPVAGVAEGWRSYLLPGFVLAGVSIAYLTRLTRTSLVETLRADYIRTAVAKGLPRRRVVGRHALRNALIPLITYLGADLGTLMGGAVITETIFNLPGIGQQLFSSVSSREQSVVVGIVTVLVLIYILANLVVDLLYAVLDPRIRYE; this is translated from the coding sequence ATGAGCCGATACATCATCAGGCGCCTTATCCAGGCGATACCTGTTCTGCTGGGCGCGACCCTGCTCATCTACGCCATCGTCTTCGCGCTGCCCGGCGATCCCATCGCGGCGCTGATGGGCGAGAAGCGGATGGACCCCAACCTCGTGGCCATCATGCGGGAGCAGTACCACCTGAACGACCCGTTCCTGGTGCAGTACTGGTACTACCTCACGGGCCTGTTCGGTGGCGACCTCGGCACCACCTACGCCGGGGTCCCGGTCACCGACCTCATGGCCGGCAAGTTCCAGGTGACCCTCAACCTGGCCCTGACGGCGCTGGCCATGGAGGCGGTCATCGGAGTCGGCCTCGGCCTCTACGCGGCGCTGCGGCACGGCAAGGTCCAGGACTCGCTGGTCCTGGCGTCCACGCTGGTGCTGATCTCCGTGCCCACGCTGGTCACCGGCTTCGTGCTCCAGTTGCTCCTGGGAGTGAAGCTGGGCATCGACTTCTTCCCCGTGGCGGGGGTGGCCGAGGGCTGGCGCAGCTACCTGCTGCCCGGCTTCGTGCTCGCCGGGGTGTCGATCGCCTATCTCACCCGGCTCACCCGGACCAGTCTCGTGGAGACCCTGCGTGCCGACTACATCCGTACCGCGGTGGCCAAGGGCCTGCCCCGGCGCAGGGTCGTCGGCCGGCACGCGCTGCGCAACGCGCTGATCCCACTGATCACCTATCTGGGCGCCGACCTCGGCACGCTGATGGGCGGTGCGGTGATCACCGAGACGATCTTCAACCTGCCGGGCATCGGCCAGCAGCTGTTCAGCTCGGTCTCCTCGCGCGAGCAGTCCGTGGTCGTCGGCATCGTGACCGTGCTTGTGCTGATATATATCCTGGCGAACCTGGTCGTCGACCTGCTCTACGCCGTGCTCGACCCGAGGATCCGCTATGAGTGA
- a CDS encoding ABC transporter ATP-binding protein, whose amino-acid sequence MAATGEPILEVRDLVKHFPLSQGIVMKKQIGAIKAVDGVSFDLRRGETLGIVGESGCGKSTLAKVLMALERPTSGSVKINGREIAQARGAELKRVRRNIQMVMQDPYTSLNPRMTVGDIIGEPYEIHHEVAPKGDRRGKVQELLEVVGLNPDHINRYPHQFSGGQRQRIGIARGLALQPEIIVCDEPVSALDVSIQAQVINLLERLQDEFGLAYIFIAHDLSVVRHISDRVGVMYLGKMVELGKDTEIYDRPAHPYTQALLSAVPVPDPDGRERRERIILQGDPPSPANPPSGCRFRTRCWKAQDICAEQEPLLEIRPGTEHASACHFAETHDVVHV is encoded by the coding sequence ATGGCAGCCACGGGTGAGCCGATCCTTGAGGTCCGCGACCTGGTCAAGCACTTCCCGCTGAGCCAGGGCATCGTCATGAAGAAGCAGATCGGTGCGATCAAGGCCGTGGACGGGGTCTCGTTCGACCTGCGGCGCGGTGAGACGCTCGGCATCGTGGGCGAGTCCGGCTGCGGCAAGTCCACGCTGGCCAAGGTCCTGATGGCGCTGGAACGGCCGACCTCCGGCTCGGTGAAGATCAACGGCCGGGAGATCGCCCAGGCCAGGGGCGCCGAGCTCAAACGGGTCCGGCGCAACATCCAGATGGTCATGCAGGACCCGTACACCTCGCTGAACCCCCGGATGACCGTGGGCGACATCATCGGCGAGCCGTACGAGATCCACCATGAGGTCGCCCCCAAGGGGGACCGCCGCGGCAAGGTGCAGGAACTGCTGGAGGTCGTGGGCCTCAACCCCGACCACATCAACCGCTACCCGCACCAGTTCTCCGGCGGCCAGCGGCAGCGCATCGGCATCGCCCGGGGTCTGGCGCTCCAGCCCGAGATCATCGTCTGCGACGAGCCGGTGTCCGCGCTCGACGTGTCGATCCAGGCCCAGGTCATCAACCTGCTGGAGCGGCTGCAGGACGAGTTCGGTCTCGCCTACATCTTCATCGCCCACGACCTGTCGGTGGTCCGCCACATCTCCGACCGGGTCGGAGTGATGTATCTGGGCAAGATGGTCGAGCTCGGCAAGGACACCGAGATCTACGACCGTCCGGCCCATCCGTACACCCAGGCGCTGCTGTCGGCGGTGCCGGTGCCCGATCCGGACGGCCGGGAGCGGCGCGAGCGGATCATCCTCCAGGGGGATCCGCCCTCTCCGGCGAACCCGCCGTCCGGGTGCCGTTTCCGTACCAGGTGCTGGAAGGCGCAGGACATCTGCGCCGAGCAGGAGCCGCTGCTGGAGATCCGGCCGGGCACCGAGCACGCGAGCGCCTGCCACTTCGCCGAGACCCACGACGTGGTGCACGTCTAG
- the otsB gene encoding trehalose-phosphatase gives MNTPDGLRAILDDPAGAVIGLDFDGTLSPIVSDPASARIHPDGPAVLARLGGLVGAIVVITGRPAATAVEYGSLAAVPGLVVLGHYGLERWAAGTLTAPPVHPELDRVRAELDRLVSTVAGVRIEDKERAVAVHTRQAAEPQATLEALREPVAKLAAEAGLTVEPGKFVLELRPPGMDKGVALSAFLRERAARSVLFAGDDLGDLAAFAAVRASGLPGVTVFSGSAEISVAADLVVDGPPGVMELLGSIADAIERRAAGE, from the coding sequence ATGAACACTCCCGATGGACTGCGAGCGATCCTGGACGATCCCGCCGGGGCGGTGATCGGGCTCGACTTCGACGGCACGCTCTCCCCGATCGTGTCCGACCCCGCGTCCGCCAGGATCCATCCGGACGGTCCCGCGGTGCTGGCCAGGCTCGGCGGACTGGTCGGCGCCATCGTCGTCATCACCGGCCGCCCGGCCGCCACCGCCGTCGAGTACGGCTCGCTGGCCGCCGTGCCGGGCCTGGTCGTGCTGGGCCACTACGGCCTCGAACGCTGGGCGGCGGGCACGCTCACCGCGCCGCCCGTCCACCCGGAGCTGGACCGGGTCCGCGCCGAGCTGGACCGGCTGGTCTCCACGGTCGCCGGGGTCAGGATCGAGGACAAGGAACGGGCGGTGGCCGTGCACACCCGGCAGGCCGCCGAACCGCAGGCCACCCTGGAGGCACTGCGCGAACCGGTCGCCAAGCTGGCGGCCGAGGCCGGCCTGACCGTCGAGCCGGGCAAGTTCGTGCTGGAGCTGCGGCCGCCCGGGATGGACAAGGGCGTGGCGCTCAGCGCCTTCCTGCGCGAGCGGGCGGCACGGTCGGTGCTGTTCGCCGGAGACGACCTGGGGGATCTGGCGGCCTTCGCGGCGGTCCGGGCGTCCGGGCTGCCCGGCGTGACGGTGTTCAGCGGGTCGGCCGAGATCTCCGTGGCGGCCGACCTCGTGGTGGACGGCCCTCCGGGGGTGATGGAACTGCTCGGCTCGATCGCCGACGCGATCGAACGCCGGGCCGCCGGAGAGTGA
- a CDS encoding DUF3263 domain-containing protein encodes MDTGPTPDDGAGQEPAGRALTDGERELLAFERRWWRHAGAKEQAVRETFDISATRYYQLLSELIDRPEALAHDPMLVKRLRRLRETRRRARAARRKGSRP; translated from the coding sequence ATGGACACCGGGCCGACTCCGGATGACGGCGCCGGTCAGGAGCCGGCCGGCCGGGCACTGACGGACGGGGAGCGGGAGCTTCTCGCCTTCGAGCGCCGGTGGTGGCGCCACGCGGGCGCCAAGGAACAGGCGGTCCGCGAGACCTTCGACATCTCGGCGACCCGCTACTACCAGCTGCTCAGCGAGCTCATCGACAGACCCGAGGCGCTCGCCCACGATCCGATGCTGGTCAAGCGCCTGCGACGGCTCCGCGAGACCCGCCGCCGGGCCCGCGCCGCCCGCCGGAAGGGCTCGCGTCCCTGA
- a CDS encoding ABC transporter permease, with amino-acid sequence MSDTLASPSGRARHGRRARPERAASLWGDAWHDLRRRPLFIGSAVLIGVFLVMAALPWLFTSVDPSVAANCRLADARTGMSGAHWFGTDNLGCDVYARTVYGARNSILVGLTTTVVTAVVGGLLGLVAGFKGGAVDTVFSRITEIFFAIPSVLGALLILAVFRTGNIWTVMLALAVLAWPMTFRIMRAAVITAKGQDYVLAARALGASAPRIMFRHILPNALAPVIVVATINLGTFIAAEAGLSFLGVGLRSPDISWGLMIADARERFLEAPAPLLFPALFLSLTVLAFIMLGDAVRDALDPKLR; translated from the coding sequence ATGAGTGACACCCTCGCCTCGCCCTCCGGGCGGGCCAGGCACGGCAGGAGGGCCAGACCCGAGAGGGCCGCGAGCCTGTGGGGCGACGCCTGGCACGACCTGCGCCGCCGCCCGCTCTTCATCGGCTCCGCCGTGCTCATCGGGGTCTTTCTCGTCATGGCGGCGCTTCCCTGGCTCTTCACCTCGGTGGATCCCTCCGTCGCCGCGAACTGCCGGCTCGCCGACGCCCGCACGGGAATGAGCGGCGCCCACTGGTTCGGCACCGACAACCTCGGCTGCGACGTCTACGCCCGCACGGTCTACGGTGCCCGCAACTCGATCCTGGTCGGGCTGACGACCACCGTCGTCACCGCGGTGGTCGGCGGCCTGCTCGGTCTCGTCGCGGGGTTCAAGGGCGGCGCGGTGGACACCGTGTTCTCCCGGATCACTGAGATCTTCTTCGCGATCCCGTCGGTCCTCGGCGCCCTGCTCATCCTGGCCGTCTTCCGCACCGGCAACATCTGGACCGTCATGCTGGCGCTGGCCGTACTGGCCTGGCCGATGACCTTCCGCATCATGCGGGCCGCGGTGATCACCGCCAAGGGCCAGGACTACGTGCTCGCGGCCCGGGCGCTCGGCGCCTCCGCACCCCGGATCATGTTCCGGCACATCCTGCCGAACGCGCTCGCGCCCGTGATCGTGGTCGCCACGATCAACCTGGGGACCTTCATCGCAGCCGAGGCCGGCCTGTCGTTCCTCGGCGTGGGCCTGCGCTCTCCGGACATCTCCTGGGGACTCATGATCGCCGATGCCCGTGAGCGCTTCCTGGAGGCTCCGGCGCCGCTGCTCTTCCCGGCACTGTTCCTGAGCCTGACCGTGCTGGCCTTCATCATGCTGGGCGACGCGGTCCGCGACGCCCTCGACCCGAAGCTGCGGTAG
- a CDS encoding ABC transporter ATP-binding protein translates to MKKTSTSVLPARGTLDDEPLLAVDDLHVEFVTRQGVVKAVNGVSYSLNPGETLAVLGESGSGKSVTAQAIMGILDMPPARVPRGEIRFRGTDLLKLTEEARSQVRGQRIAMIFQDALSALNPVFTVGSQIGEMFRVHRGVSRREAEKKAVELMDRVRIPGARERVHDYPHQFSGGMRQRIMIAMSIALDPEVLIADEPTTALDVTVQAQIMELLAELQRESNMGLILITHDLGVVADVADKIAVMYGGRIVENALVHDIYRAPAHPYAKGLLESIPRVDQKGQELYAIKGMPPNLLAMPSGCAFHPRCPYRQDDCVTDAPPLHEIGPTRSSACHYWREVLDGSHG, encoded by the coding sequence GTGAAGAAGACGTCAACATCGGTGCTGCCGGCCCGGGGAACCCTGGACGACGAGCCACTGCTCGCCGTCGACGACCTGCATGTGGAGTTCGTCACCAGACAGGGCGTCGTCAAGGCGGTCAACGGGGTCAGCTACTCGCTCAACCCCGGCGAGACGCTCGCGGTGCTCGGTGAGTCGGGCTCCGGCAAGTCGGTGACCGCGCAGGCGATCATGGGCATTCTCGACATGCCGCCGGCCCGCGTCCCCCGGGGCGAGATCCGTTTCCGAGGTACGGACCTGCTCAAGCTGACCGAGGAGGCCCGGTCCCAGGTCCGCGGCCAGCGGATCGCGATGATCTTCCAGGACGCGCTCTCCGCGCTGAACCCGGTGTTCACCGTGGGGTCGCAGATCGGCGAGATGTTCCGGGTGCACCGGGGAGTCTCCCGGCGCGAGGCGGAGAAGAAGGCCGTCGAGCTGATGGACCGGGTCCGTATCCCCGGCGCCAGGGAGCGGGTGCACGACTACCCCCACCAGTTCTCCGGCGGTATGCGCCAGCGCATCATGATCGCGATGTCGATCGCGCTCGACCCGGAGGTGCTGATCGCCGACGAGCCGACCACCGCGCTCGACGTGACGGTGCAGGCCCAGATCATGGAGCTCCTCGCCGAACTGCAGCGCGAGAGCAACATGGGCCTGATCCTCATCACCCACGACCTCGGTGTGGTCGCCGACGTCGCCGACAAGATCGCAGTCATGTACGGCGGGCGGATCGTGGAGAACGCCCTCGTGCACGACATCTACCGGGCGCCGGCCCATCCGTACGCCAAGGGGCTGCTGGAGTCGATCCCCCGGGTCGACCAGAAGGGCCAGGAGCTGTACGCCATCAAGGGCATGCCGCCGAACCTGCTGGCGATGCCCTCGGGCTGTGCTTTCCACCCCCGGTGCCCCTACCGTCAGGACGACTGCGTCACCGACGCGCCGCCTCTCCACGAGATCGGCCCGACGCGCAGCAGTGCATGCCACTACTGGAGGGAGGTCCTCGATGGCAGCCACGGGTGA
- a CDS encoding SAM hydrolase/SAM-dependent halogenase family protein yields the protein MTSVITLLTDYGLEDGYVAACHGVILSISPESRIVDVCHLVPSGDVRRAAAILTQTIPYLPPGVHIAVVDPGGGSRRAVAIDAGKHVFLGPDNGVLSWAAHACGAERAYGLTNEEFFRKPVSPTFHGRDIFASVAAHLAIGRGLTELGPEIPLERLVSLPTPTSLVREGMVEGEVLSVDRHGNTQLSVGASDLATLGVRPGATLVVWLGRRQISVPFRETFAAVPPGDMVAFADSAGLVSLAVNSGDASQRLGLPPGAHVRLSLAP from the coding sequence GTGACCTCTGTCATCACTCTTCTCACTGACTACGGCCTGGAGGACGGCTACGTCGCCGCCTGTCACGGCGTGATTCTCTCGATCTCGCCGGAGTCGAGGATCGTCGACGTGTGCCATCTGGTCCCCTCCGGTGACGTACGGCGTGCCGCGGCGATCCTGACGCAGACGATCCCCTACCTCCCGCCCGGTGTGCACATCGCCGTGGTGGACCCCGGAGGCGGCTCGCGCCGGGCGGTGGCGATCGACGCGGGCAAGCACGTGTTCCTCGGCCCGGACAACGGCGTGCTGTCGTGGGCGGCCCACGCCTGTGGCGCGGAGAGGGCCTACGGGCTGACCAACGAGGAGTTCTTCCGGAAGCCGGTGTCGCCCACCTTCCACGGACGCGACATCTTCGCGTCGGTCGCGGCGCATCTGGCGATCGGGCGCGGCCTTACCGAGCTGGGACCGGAGATCCCGCTGGAGCGGCTGGTCTCGCTCCCCACGCCGACCTCGCTGGTGCGCGAGGGGATGGTCGAGGGCGAGGTGTTGTCGGTGGACCGGCACGGCAACACCCAGCTGTCGGTCGGTGCGAGCGACCTGGCCACCCTCGGGGTGCGACCGGGCGCCACCCTGGTGGTCTGGCTGGGCAGGAGGCAGATCTCGGTGCCGTTCCGGGAGACGTTCGCCGCGGTGCCCCCCGGTGACATGGTCGCCTTCGCGGACTCGGCGGGGCTGGTCTCGCTGGCGGTCAACTCCGGCGACGCCTCCCAGCGCCTGGGGCTCCCACCTGGTGCCCATGTGCGGTTGTCCCTCGCTCCCTGA